The Raphanus sativus cultivar WK10039 chromosome 2, ASM80110v3, whole genome shotgun sequence genome includes a region encoding these proteins:
- the LOC108837688 gene encoding uncharacterized protein LOC108837688 produces the protein MRTRNPLIQLLKQCLPEANPIAFSESDDMFAWKVGELAPVQKFPTAATWKYLHPPGESVSWHKQVWFSGHIPKHAFLTWVNVRHRLTTRDRMRRWGLQVPASCVLCSSQDESHQHLFFDCSYSDAVWSHFMVKLNLQPPRSFDPLLSWLTRPSSNSHLVLIIRFIYQASKYAIWRERNSRIHSSISRPPEALISEIKDLIRLRLDPLSRSLAAAAASSSTNPSVSLMATWLSIF, from the coding sequence ATGAGAACACGGAATCCACTAATCCAGTTACTGAAACAATGCCTGCCGGAAGCAAATCCTATTGCTTTCTCTGAATCAGATGACATGTTTGCTTGGAAAGTTGGGGAACTGGCTCCGGTTCAGAAATTTCCAACTGCAGCGACATGGAAATATTTACATCCTCCCGGAGAGTCTGTATCGTGGCACAAACAGGTCTGGTTCTCAGGTCATATACCTAAACATGCCTTCCTCACTTGGGTTAATGTAAGACACAGACTCACGACCAGAGACAGAATGAGACGGTGGGGACTTCAAGTTCCGGCATCATGCGTCCTGTGTTCTTCTCAAGATGAATCTCACCAGCATCTATTTTTTGACTGTTCGTATAGTGATGCAGTGTGGTCTCACTTCATGGTCAAGCTCAATCTGCAGCCTCCTCGATCTTTTGACCCTCTACTAAGCTGGCTCACCAGACCTTCCTCAAATAGCCACCTTGTCCTCATCATCAGATTCATCTATCAAGCTTCAAAGTATGCGATTTGGAGAGAGCGTAACTCCAGAATCCACTCTTCCATCTCGCGCCCTCCAGAAGCCCTGATCTCCGAAATTAAAGACCTTATTCGCCTCCGTTTGGATCCTCTATCAAGATCTCTCGCTGCAGCAGCGGCCTCATCCTCCACAAACCCATCAGTCTCGTTAATGGCAACCTGGCTTTCTATATTCTAA